A genomic segment from Lignipirellula cremea encodes:
- a CDS encoding HlyD family efflux transporter periplasmic adaptor subunit yields the protein MAAWIFSHSHLEVRMIANSPQHDAAVSTEHRRLRKIVGEVGQLCRQPLPDEQFYPQYLQRLVKALTAAAGAVWLPDGNGDWQCRWRLDTDPARRKADANRLQRHLPCARKAAASEEALSFTDRNPAGAKEDDAVFVIALRREQEPIAVVEVVLPVPAVQAGRKQALAFLKMMAGLASARGPAKPNVPRVAAATVPRVTTAAVPRAEPGPASLPQGIARPLQQLSAFACAVRQSLDLETTGFLVANEMRSMLGCDRVSIAIANQDACSLVAISGQDAIDRRADNVRQLEALARMGLQSREAVWCDRQSADLTKKLAALGMPRHPAGVDSPWTHLGILPLRESPDDPAIGVAILEQISTEVSLSDLQRRVELAAPHAAQAIARARDHDEIFLRKLWQAIGRTKRLCATRGKRLLVWLAAILLAALFVGLFPIAFHVHGRGVLEPTRQRDVFADVDGVVTEVYVNHGDQVQPGDALVKLHNSNLELQLADVLGRRRAIQEHLAAIHRQRHEEQLERETTDRLTGQLLQLQEQLRGLDQQHALLLEKQNRLIVRSPIAGQVATWNLDRRLMLRPVAAGQILLSVADEAGPWQLEVYLPEADVGHLQTARTDSVQPLPVDFLAVTEPAKEHRGVLQQVDAHAQLYDDHGHAVRVLVKIDRTDLPDTPAGATVRARIQCGERSIGYVWLHRLVGFLYSRVLFRLG from the coding sequence ATGGCTGCTTGGATTTTCTCCCACTCCCATCTCGAGGTCAGGATGATCGCCAATTCCCCCCAGCATGATGCGGCCGTCAGCACGGAGCATCGTCGCCTGCGGAAGATTGTCGGCGAAGTCGGCCAGCTCTGTCGACAGCCGCTGCCCGACGAGCAGTTCTATCCGCAGTATCTGCAGCGACTGGTGAAAGCGCTCACCGCCGCCGCTGGCGCCGTCTGGCTGCCCGATGGAAACGGCGACTGGCAATGCCGCTGGCGCCTGGACACAGATCCGGCCCGCCGCAAAGCAGACGCGAATCGCCTGCAGCGGCATCTGCCCTGTGCGCGGAAGGCGGCCGCAAGCGAGGAGGCGCTAAGCTTCACCGACCGGAACCCGGCCGGAGCCAAGGAAGACGACGCCGTGTTTGTCATCGCCCTGCGGCGCGAACAGGAACCGATCGCCGTGGTCGAGGTCGTGCTGCCCGTCCCGGCGGTTCAAGCAGGACGCAAGCAGGCGCTCGCGTTCTTGAAAATGATGGCCGGTCTCGCTTCGGCCCGCGGCCCGGCCAAACCGAACGTCCCGCGCGTCGCCGCCGCGACCGTCCCTCGCGTTACCACTGCAGCCGTCCCGCGCGCCGAACCCGGCCCCGCCAGTCTGCCGCAAGGTATTGCCCGGCCGCTGCAGCAGCTGAGCGCGTTCGCCTGCGCCGTAAGACAGTCGCTGGATCTGGAAACGACCGGCTTCCTGGTCGCCAATGAAATGCGATCGATGCTGGGTTGCGACCGGGTCAGCATCGCCATTGCCAACCAGGACGCGTGCAGTCTGGTTGCGATCAGCGGGCAGGACGCGATCGATCGCCGGGCCGACAACGTGCGCCAGCTGGAAGCGCTGGCCCGCATGGGACTGCAGTCGCGGGAAGCCGTCTGGTGCGATCGCCAGTCAGCCGACCTGACGAAGAAGCTCGCGGCGCTCGGCATGCCCCGGCACCCGGCCGGCGTCGACTCGCCCTGGACCCACCTGGGCATCTTGCCGCTGCGGGAGTCGCCTGACGATCCGGCCATCGGCGTGGCGATCCTGGAACAGATCAGCACGGAGGTCTCGCTGTCCGACCTGCAGCGACGGGTCGAACTGGCGGCGCCCCATGCGGCCCAGGCCATCGCCAGGGCCCGCGACCACGACGAGATCTTCCTGCGAAAGCTCTGGCAGGCGATCGGGCGAACGAAGCGGTTATGCGCCACCCGGGGGAAGCGCCTGCTGGTATGGCTGGCGGCGATCCTGCTGGCCGCCCTGTTCGTCGGCCTGTTTCCGATCGCTTTCCATGTGCATGGGCGAGGCGTATTGGAGCCGACGCGGCAGCGCGATGTTTTCGCCGATGTCGACGGCGTGGTGACCGAGGTCTACGTCAATCATGGCGACCAGGTGCAACCCGGCGACGCCCTGGTCAAACTCCATAACAGCAACCTGGAACTGCAGCTGGCCGATGTGCTGGGCCGTCGCCGGGCGATCCAGGAGCATCTGGCCGCCATCCACCGGCAACGGCACGAAGAACAGCTGGAGCGGGAAACGACCGACCGCCTCACCGGCCAGCTGCTGCAGCTGCAGGAACAGCTGCGCGGGCTCGACCAGCAACACGCCCTGCTGCTGGAAAAACAGAACCGCCTGATCGTTCGCAGTCCGATCGCCGGGCAGGTCGCCACCTGGAACCTGGATCGTCGCCTGATGCTCCGGCCGGTGGCGGCGGGACAGATCCTGCTGAGCGTTGCGGACGAAGCAGGCCCCTGGCAGCTCGAAGTCTATCTGCCGGAGGCGGATGTCGGGCATCTGCAGACCGCCAGAACGGACAGCGTGCAGCCGCTGCCGGTCGACTTCCTGGCAGTGACGGAGCCGGCCAAGGAACACCGCGGCGTGCTCCAGCAGGTCGACGCCCATGCGCAACTTTACGACGACCACGGGCACGCGGTGCGCGTGCTGGTCAAGATCGATCGGACCGACCTCCCCGACACGCCGGCGGGCGCCACGGTCCGCGCCCGGATCCAGTGCGGCGAGCGTTCGATCGGCTATGTCTGGCTGCATCGCCTGGTCGGTTTCCTTTATTCCCGCGTACTCTTTCGTCTTGGTTAA
- a CDS encoding efflux RND transporter periplasmic adaptor subunit, translated as MKLYPPRLFGSLSLLLAGALPVWGEEIQLSDCIVSLKEQVLVPARQAGVLTSLTVREGSRTVAGESIAQVDDAEQTLEQDLALVQQSEYAEKAASDIDIRYAKAAEEVALAELQAALDVNQRVGGTLPQSEVRRFELAARKAKLLVERSESEKRLAGLALRGQNVTVNLARKNVSRCQVVSSISGEVIALKKQEGEWVNLGDPIAHVVRLDTLRVEGFVTAASHDPIEIVNQPVVATVKLAHGRQAQFAGRIVFVRPVVQGGGQFLVCAEVANRTQDGHWLLRPGMLTDMTIGAEAEGKTFRPRNDARPVDLSVR; from the coding sequence ATGAAGCTTTATCCACCTCGTCTTTTCGGATCGCTCAGCCTGCTCCTCGCCGGCGCCCTGCCGGTCTGGGGAGAGGAAATCCAACTGTCGGACTGCATTGTCTCGCTCAAGGAACAGGTGCTGGTCCCCGCCCGCCAGGCAGGCGTGCTGACTTCACTCACCGTGCGCGAAGGCAGCCGCACGGTGGCCGGCGAAAGCATCGCGCAGGTCGACGACGCCGAACAAACGCTGGAGCAGGATCTGGCCCTGGTCCAGCAGTCCGAGTACGCCGAGAAAGCGGCCAGCGATATCGACATCCGCTACGCCAAGGCGGCCGAGGAAGTCGCCCTGGCCGAGCTGCAGGCGGCCCTCGATGTCAACCAGCGGGTCGGCGGCACGCTGCCGCAGTCGGAAGTCCGTCGCTTCGAACTGGCGGCCCGCAAAGCGAAGCTGCTGGTCGAACGGTCCGAGAGCGAGAAACGCCTGGCCGGCCTGGCGCTGCGGGGACAGAACGTCACGGTCAATCTGGCCCGGAAGAATGTGTCCCGCTGCCAGGTCGTCAGCTCGATCAGCGGCGAAGTCATTGCCCTGAAAAAGCAGGAAGGCGAATGGGTCAATCTGGGCGATCCCATCGCGCATGTGGTGCGGCTGGACACGCTGCGCGTCGAAGGCTTTGTAACGGCCGCCAGCCACGATCCGATCGAGATTGTGAACCAGCCCGTCGTCGCCACCGTGAAACTAGCGCACGGTCGCCAGGCCCAGTTTGCGGGACGCATTGTCTTTGTCCGGCCGGTCGTACAAGGCGGCGGGCAGTTCCTGGTCTGCGCCGAAGTCGCCAACCGCACCCAGGACGGCCACTGGCTGCTGCGTCCCGGCATGCTCACCGACATGACGATCGGAGCCGAAGCCGAGGGAAAAACGTTCCGTCCCCGGAACGACGCCAGGCCGGTCGACCTCAGCGTGCGCTGA
- a CDS encoding HlyD family efflux transporter periplasmic adaptor subunit, producing the protein MSSCGLSSDRIAVRRRADLLISIQQQHGQTVYVLKDPLSLRYYWFSDYEHAIFQMLDGRVTVSRIVDRLVEDFPQFLISHDDVRAFIASLYRQSLVIGGQSGQGLRLKQRRDQLRRQSLKALLRNVLAIRCPGFDPTRLLNCLYPWTGWFFSRRTIPGVAVFAMIALCVLAANAVRLPGDLVAMHQYFGAGNWLLLALTLAGTKITHELGHAMACRRCGGECHEIGVMLLVLTPCLYCDVSDSWLLPNRWHRAAIAAAGMYVEVALASIAVLVWANTEPGNLHFLALQVMLISGVSTLLFNINPLARYDGYYILADIVDIPNLREEARNARTAFLWRFLAGVQLPGAPRRLSWKLIAFDFGVTLYRWVLLCSILWFLYQILSAQGLQVVWQYMAFTVISAAAVEPAWRLAKALLGKEKREQMKRRNVITAASVLAFGALLILLLPLPCYVQSPLELRAADAAAVYAPHSAQLRELRVQPGQQVAKGELLAKLQSVDLELAVARLESDVRSQELLLRSLNYERYENPQAAAAAPQAEELLRATKNQYEQRRRDLDRFQLTAPHAGVVLAPGRRQTAADQTTLASWSGSPLDPRNRHMVLAQGDVLCEIGDPHQLEAVLIVDQVDVEQLRLGQPVRAVLDAQPSCWLRGEVVEIARQKLDATPQSLTIQAGGGVASRVDDQGIERPISACYMVRVQMEKQAGLPLPGMRGSARICTGWRTIGSRAWETLARTFHFRL; encoded by the coding sequence ATGTCCTCCTGTGGGTTATCGTCCGACCGGATTGCCGTCCGCCGCCGAGCCGATCTGCTCATCAGTATCCAGCAGCAGCATGGGCAAACGGTCTATGTGTTGAAAGACCCGCTGTCGCTCCGCTATTACTGGTTCAGCGACTACGAGCACGCCATTTTCCAGATGCTCGACGGCCGCGTCACGGTAAGCCGGATCGTCGACCGGCTGGTGGAAGATTTCCCGCAGTTCCTTATCAGCCACGATGACGTGCGGGCGTTTATCGCTTCGCTCTATCGCCAGTCGCTCGTCATTGGCGGCCAGTCCGGGCAAGGGCTGCGGCTGAAACAGCGACGCGATCAGCTGCGGCGTCAGAGCCTCAAAGCGCTGCTTCGTAACGTGCTGGCGATCCGCTGTCCGGGATTCGATCCGACGCGTTTGCTGAATTGCCTGTATCCGTGGACCGGCTGGTTTTTCTCGCGGCGTACGATTCCCGGCGTGGCGGTGTTCGCGATGATTGCCCTGTGCGTGCTGGCCGCGAATGCTGTGCGGCTGCCGGGGGATCTGGTCGCCATGCATCAGTATTTTGGAGCCGGCAACTGGCTGCTGCTGGCGCTGACGCTGGCAGGAACCAAGATCACGCACGAACTGGGACACGCGATGGCCTGCCGGCGATGCGGGGGCGAGTGTCACGAAATTGGCGTGATGCTGCTCGTCCTGACGCCTTGCCTGTACTGCGATGTTTCCGATTCCTGGCTGCTGCCCAACCGCTGGCATCGGGCCGCGATTGCCGCGGCCGGCATGTACGTGGAGGTCGCCCTGGCCTCGATCGCGGTGCTGGTCTGGGCGAACACGGAGCCTGGCAATCTGCACTTTCTGGCGCTGCAGGTGATGCTCATCAGCGGCGTGAGTACGCTGCTGTTCAACATTAACCCGCTGGCCCGTTACGACGGTTACTACATTCTGGCCGACATCGTCGACATTCCCAACCTGCGGGAGGAAGCACGCAATGCGCGGACGGCGTTTCTCTGGCGGTTCCTGGCCGGCGTGCAGCTGCCGGGCGCCCCGCGGCGGCTGTCGTGGAAACTGATTGCTTTTGACTTTGGCGTAACGCTCTATCGCTGGGTGCTGCTCTGCTCGATCTTGTGGTTTCTTTATCAGATCCTGTCCGCCCAGGGCCTGCAGGTGGTGTGGCAGTATATGGCGTTCACGGTGATTTCGGCCGCAGCGGTGGAGCCGGCCTGGCGCCTGGCAAAAGCCCTGCTGGGCAAGGAAAAAAGGGAACAAATGAAACGACGCAATGTCATCACGGCGGCTTCTGTCCTGGCGTTTGGAGCGCTGCTGATCCTGCTGCTGCCCCTGCCTTGCTATGTGCAGAGCCCTTTGGAACTGCGGGCGGCCGATGCGGCGGCCGTCTATGCGCCGCACTCGGCGCAACTGCGGGAGCTGCGGGTGCAGCCGGGCCAGCAGGTCGCCAAAGGGGAGCTGCTGGCGAAGCTGCAAAGCGTGGATCTGGAGCTGGCCGTCGCACGGCTGGAGTCCGACGTCCGCTCGCAGGAACTGCTGCTCCGCAGCCTGAACTATGAACGGTACGAGAACCCCCAGGCGGCGGCCGCCGCGCCGCAGGCCGAAGAGCTGCTCCGCGCGACGAAGAACCAGTACGAACAACGACGCCGCGACCTGGACCGCTTCCAGTTGACGGCTCCGCACGCGGGCGTGGTGCTGGCTCCGGGACGACGCCAGACGGCTGCAGACCAGACGACGCTCGCCTCCTGGAGCGGCTCGCCGCTGGACCCACGGAATCGTCACATGGTGCTCGCCCAGGGCGACGTGCTCTGCGAAATCGGCGATCCACACCAGCTGGAGGCCGTCCTCATCGTCGACCAGGTCGACGTCGAGCAACTGCGACTGGGCCAGCCCGTGCGGGCCGTGCTCGATGCCCAGCCCTCCTGCTGGCTGCGGGGCGAAGTGGTGGAAATCGCCCGGCAAAAACTGGACGCGACGCCGCAAAGCCTCACGATCCAGGCCGGCGGCGGCGTCGCCAGCCGCGTCGACGACCAGGGGATCGAACGCCCGATCAGCGCCTGTTACATGGTGCGGGTGCAGATGGAAAAACAGGCCGGCCTGCCGCTGCCCGGTATGCGCGGTTCGGCCCGGATCTGCACCGGCTGGCGAACGATCGGCAGCCGGGCCTGGGAAACGCTTGCACGCACCTTTCACTTTCGGCTGTAA